One genomic region from Amycolatopsis sp. FBCC-B4732 encodes:
- a CDS encoding NB-ARC domain-containing protein, whose product MAHDGKAVHRSIVAVDIEGFGARRRTDADRLEVRTGMHQALREAFGTAGADLSSCHVDDSGDGVLVLVPPEVPKSTLVDLLPRALADALARHNEAAEPGAAMRMRMAVHAGEVTFDAHGVAGSAIVHAFRMLDASRVRVLLAKSDASVVLVVSAWIQDEVVRHLEPRVSARFTADEVTVKETTAPVWVRLFPAEASESVSRRMPQRPAADWRRHAYVNHDKLFGARDTVDAVTAAIMNERGDDVVSVVGEGGVGKTAISYEAVQAAVGSGGFTRVAWVSATKPHSGAGNSGSEPYRVTYWSDLQLEIATQLGLDLGPSRALWSAEFGRRVAGLDPGERLLVVVDNLETVPDATDAVQQLRRFGITNPHRLVVTTRWELTPHVDTVREHRVSPLSSADALALVRHIGANDPGLRSAPDSALQPVLDVTGGTPFLIRLAVRQYLSSHHPLDQVLHRLRELRDEAAPDLAAQVRSYLYVESLRELERRHGEEFADALLGAFCVKGRGDAFRFAELGEVSGIDDEDGFGAVLSTACQLSLITSFGDASEATLDRGYTIHSLLYDFTCGLP is encoded by the coding sequence GTGGCACATGACGGCAAGGCCGTGCACCGGTCGATCGTCGCAGTGGACATCGAGGGGTTCGGTGCCCGCAGGCGCACCGATGCCGATCGGCTCGAAGTGCGAACCGGGATGCACCAAGCCCTTCGAGAGGCGTTCGGCACCGCGGGTGCGGACTTGTCTTCATGCCACGTCGACGACAGCGGTGACGGCGTTCTGGTGCTGGTGCCGCCCGAGGTGCCCAAGTCGACGCTGGTGGACCTCCTGCCGAGAGCATTGGCCGACGCGCTCGCCCGGCACAACGAGGCTGCCGAGCCCGGTGCGGCGATGCGGATGCGGATGGCCGTGCACGCCGGCGAGGTCACTTTCGACGCCCACGGCGTGGCCGGTTCAGCAATCGTGCACGCGTTTCGGATGCTGGACGCATCGCGGGTGAGGGTGCTGCTGGCGAAATCGGATGCGTCGGTGGTGCTGGTCGTTTCGGCGTGGATCCAGGACGAGGTGGTCCGCCACCTCGAACCACGCGTCAGTGCCCGGTTCACCGCGGATGAAGTGACGGTCAAGGAGACGACAGCGCCGGTGTGGGTTCGGCTGTTCCCCGCCGAAGCGTCCGAGTCGGTGTCCCGGCGGATGCCGCAGCGGCCGGCTGCTGATTGGAGACGCCACGCCTACGTCAACCACGACAAGCTGTTCGGTGCGCGGGACACCGTCGACGCGGTGACCGCCGCGATCATGAACGAACGTGGCGACGACGTCGTGAGCGTCGTCGGCGAGGGAGGCGTCGGCAAGACCGCGATCAGCTACGAGGCGGTGCAGGCCGCCGTCGGCTCCGGCGGGTTCACCCGGGTGGCGTGGGTGTCGGCGACGAAGCCGCACAGCGGAGCGGGGAACTCCGGAAGTGAGCCCTATCGAGTCACCTATTGGTCCGATCTCCAACTGGAGATCGCCACACAGCTCGGCTTGGACCTCGGACCGAGCCGAGCGCTCTGGAGCGCGGAGTTCGGCCGGCGCGTGGCCGGACTCGACCCGGGCGAGCGGCTACTGGTCGTGGTGGACAACCTCGAGACCGTCCCGGACGCGACGGACGCGGTACAGCAGCTTCGCCGTTTCGGCATCACCAACCCGCACCGGCTGGTGGTCACCACCCGCTGGGAACTGACGCCGCACGTCGACACGGTGCGTGAGCACCGCGTTTCGCCGCTGAGTTCCGCTGATGCGCTGGCATTGGTCCGCCACATCGGGGCGAACGATCCGGGCCTGCGATCCGCCCCCGACTCGGCTCTGCAGCCGGTGCTGGACGTCACCGGTGGGACGCCGTTCCTCATCAGGCTCGCCGTCCGGCAGTACTTGTCCAGCCATCACCCGCTCGACCAGGTACTGCACCGGTTGCGCGAGCTGCGCGACGAGGCCGCGCCGGACCTGGCCGCTCAGGTTCGCTCGTACCTCTACGTCGAGTCCCTGCGCGAACTGGAACGCAGGCACGGCGAGGAGTTCGCCGACGCCCTGCTGGGTGCGTTCTGCGTCAAAGGGCGCGGTGACGCGTTCCGGTTCGCCGAGCTCGGGGAGGTTTCGGGCATCGACGACGAGGACGGGTTCGGCGCGGTTCTGTCCACCGCGTGCCAGCTGTCCCTCATCACCTCGTTCGGTGACGCATCGGAAGCCACCTTGGACCGGGGCTACACCATCCACAGCCTGCTCTACGACTTCACCTGCGGTCTGCCGTGA
- a CDS encoding lipopolysaccharide assembly protein LapB, which produces MTAAAEATMRARLRRQADRCAERALVVYARELRAYVENRHTPLSMNSYFAVLRSAHERDVGVPDGSLATFTERLVQVVTNLGRDGEFPEDAQFLRLIEQVATVLHDNGQSTVDILLECARYSASASVGSARRVALIDRAVTEARDDDERLRALRVKALFCIDISDYGTAHLILDRCDAMIAGSPRHPFRRQLAAARGTAYFYRDEDRAMECFRQAVTPPSELASADDHLATAVALHFTGRIELSRGHHEKALACLVLAERIKEAVAVEGTQVGFFHLRVGEILVSRGEREQGMSHFEEAGRIFHTVRQRSSAEAQLDAALARLARTDGDLDRAEFLLSRATESARRDNFVRGELLFLSQLVIVQLRTKPWAAARTVIRAARLATSRELGGWGWLIRQMRSRASSRAAPPAEGPPISCPCPLHDAVPTDRLWSRVRPAFQERASEERS; this is translated from the coding sequence GTGACCGCGGCCGCCGAAGCGACGATGCGCGCTCGGCTGCGCCGGCAGGCCGACCGCTGCGCGGAGCGAGCGCTGGTCGTCTACGCCCGCGAGCTGCGCGCCTACGTGGAGAACCGGCATACACCGTTGAGCATGAACAGCTACTTCGCCGTCCTCCGCAGTGCCCACGAGCGCGACGTCGGGGTTCCGGACGGATCACTGGCGACCTTCACCGAACGACTCGTGCAGGTGGTCACCAACCTCGGACGCGACGGAGAATTTCCCGAAGACGCGCAGTTTCTCCGGCTCATCGAGCAGGTCGCCACGGTGTTGCACGATAACGGTCAATCCACTGTGGACATCCTGTTGGAGTGCGCGCGCTACAGCGCATCCGCGTCGGTCGGCAGCGCACGACGAGTCGCTCTGATCGACCGGGCCGTCACCGAGGCCAGGGACGACGACGAGCGACTTCGAGCACTTCGGGTCAAAGCACTGTTCTGCATCGACATCAGCGACTACGGCACCGCACACCTGATCCTCGACCGCTGTGACGCGATGATCGCGGGTTCGCCCCGGCATCCGTTCCGTCGGCAGCTCGCCGCGGCGCGGGGAACGGCGTACTTCTACCGCGATGAAGATCGCGCCATGGAGTGTTTCCGGCAAGCGGTGACCCCGCCGAGCGAGCTCGCATCCGCGGATGACCACCTCGCCACGGCAGTCGCTTTGCACTTCACCGGGCGGATCGAACTCTCGAGGGGCCACCACGAAAAGGCGCTCGCTTGCCTGGTGCTCGCCGAACGCATCAAGGAGGCCGTGGCGGTCGAAGGGACACAGGTCGGCTTCTTCCACCTGCGCGTCGGCGAGATCCTGGTCAGTCGCGGCGAGCGAGAGCAAGGGATGTCCCACTTCGAGGAAGCCGGACGGATCTTCCACACCGTCCGCCAGCGCAGCAGCGCCGAAGCACAACTCGACGCCGCCTTGGCCCGTCTCGCCCGCACCGACGGCGACCTCGATCGTGCCGAATTCCTGCTGAGCAGGGCGACCGAGTCGGCACGGCGGGACAACTTCGTCCGCGGTGAGCTGCTGTTCCTCAGCCAGCTGGTGATCGTGCAGCTCCGCACCAAACCATGGGCGGCCGCGCGAACGGTCATCCGTGCGGCGCGCCTGGCGACATCGCGTGAACTCGGCGGTTGGGGCTGGCTGATCCGCCAGATGCGCTCACGTGCGTCCAGCCGAGCCGCACCTCCTGCCGAGGGACCGCCCATATCCTGCCCATGCCCGCTGCACGACGCGGTACCGACCGACCGCTTGTGGAGCCGAGTCCGGCCGGCTTTTCAGGAACGCGCTTCCGAAGAACGTTCTTGA
- a CDS encoding trypsin-like serine protease, whose amino-acid sequence MRCLKPALLVGAVVLGGLGTAVPAQAVSGGAPAVDGAYAFAAKLTSSSRACSGVLVAPNWVLTTASCFPGTADGGAPATAVTAIVGRTDLNGTSGYQTTVSAVAVRGDRDLALAKLADAVTDVEPAALAATPPAAGEKLRVAGYGRTATEWVPSRLHTATFAVTSAAATTTALAGDGGADTCKGDAGGPVVRESGGRVELAAVSSASWQHGCLGETETRQGTTAVRVDDVTGWVGQITRVTDVSLTGGRIARLQNGSAYLLNDVSDRAWSLLWDARSGAVTKLRAEGARIGVLLANGDLWVKDDNVPALGWVRESDAVTDFALSGDRVAAVRDGSAYLKEGNLQGSWTTEWDARSGAATAVGVDGARVGVLTADQHLRVRDDAARSPWTDQADRVTGFDLSGSRIAVLRDGFALLKDGDLFGGWSTQWDPQDGAVTKVDIDGARIGLLLANGVVQVKDDQSANASWFAEADRTTAFGITGPRIAVVRDGRISVKDGNLQGPWTELSQ is encoded by the coding sequence ATGCGTTGTCTCAAACCCGCGCTGCTCGTCGGCGCGGTCGTCCTCGGTGGGCTCGGCACTGCCGTTCCGGCGCAGGCCGTCTCCGGAGGCGCGCCCGCCGTCGACGGTGCCTACGCCTTTGCCGCGAAGCTCACCTCGAGCAGCCGGGCCTGCAGCGGTGTGCTCGTCGCGCCGAACTGGGTGCTCACCACCGCGAGCTGCTTTCCCGGCACGGCCGACGGCGGGGCGCCGGCGACCGCCGTCACGGCGATCGTCGGCCGCACCGATCTGAACGGCACCAGCGGGTACCAGACCACGGTCTCCGCGGTCGCGGTGCGCGGCGACCGCGATCTCGCGCTCGCGAAGCTCGCCGACGCGGTCACCGACGTCGAGCCGGCCGCACTCGCCGCCACCCCGCCGGCCGCCGGTGAGAAGCTGCGCGTCGCGGGTTACGGGCGGACCGCAACCGAGTGGGTGCCCAGCAGATTGCACACCGCGACCTTCGCGGTGACGTCCGCTGCCGCCACGACGACGGCGCTCGCCGGAGACGGCGGGGCCGACACCTGCAAGGGCGACGCCGGTGGCCCGGTGGTGCGGGAGAGCGGTGGCCGGGTCGAGCTGGCTGCCGTCAGCAGCGCGTCGTGGCAGCACGGCTGCCTCGGCGAGACGGAAACCCGGCAGGGCACCACCGCTGTCCGCGTCGACGACGTGACGGGCTGGGTCGGGCAGATCACCCGCGTCACCGATGTTTCGCTGACCGGTGGCCGGATCGCCCGGCTGCAGAACGGCTCCGCGTACCTGCTGAACGACGTGAGCGACCGAGCCTGGTCCCTGCTGTGGGACGCCCGCTCCGGTGCGGTGACGAAGCTGCGCGCAGAAGGTGCCCGCATCGGCGTCCTGCTGGCGAACGGTGACCTGTGGGTCAAGGACGACAACGTGCCGGCTCTCGGCTGGGTCCGCGAATCGGACGCCGTCACCGACTTCGCCCTGTCCGGCGACCGGGTCGCCGCCGTGCGGGACGGTTCGGCGTACCTCAAGGAGGGCAACCTCCAGGGGAGCTGGACGACCGAATGGGACGCCCGGTCCGGGGCGGCCACCGCGGTCGGTGTCGACGGCGCGCGCGTCGGCGTCCTCACCGCCGACCAGCACCTGCGCGTGAGGGACGACGCTGCCCGCTCGCCGTGGACCGACCAAGCCGACCGTGTCACGGGGTTCGACCTGTCCGGGAGCCGGATCGCCGTCCTCCGCGACGGATTCGCCCTGCTGAAGGACGGCGACCTGTTCGGCGGCTGGAGCACCCAGTGGGATCCGCAGGACGGCGCGGTGACCAAGGTCGACATCGACGGCGCGCGCATCGGTCTCCTGCTGGCGAACGGCGTCGTCCAGGTCAAGGACGACCAGTCGGCGAACGCGAGCTGGTTCGCCGAGGCCGACCGGACCACGGCGTTCGGCATCACCGGCCCGAGGATCGCCGTCGTCCGAGACGGACGAATCTCGGTCAAGGACGGCAATCTGCAAGGTCCCTGGACCGAATTGAGCCAATAG
- a CDS encoding TetR/AcrR family transcriptional regulator, with product MRHRILEATAELIARDGIGGLRYDEVAELAEVNKTSVYRNWPDRTALVTDALAAFGADAAPLHDSGDIDADLAGFLEALAAATASPQGRALLTVVASAREDPELRAVVDEVFERRLGALDRRLQVAIERGELPPVESSFVAELLAGPVQLFVTRGARAFTRADAVRVTGVVLAGIRATHSA from the coding sequence GTGCGGCACCGGATTCTCGAGGCCACCGCCGAGCTGATCGCCCGCGACGGGATCGGCGGGTTGCGCTACGACGAGGTCGCCGAGCTGGCCGAGGTCAACAAGACCAGCGTCTACCGCAACTGGCCCGATCGGACCGCGCTGGTCACCGACGCGCTCGCGGCCTTCGGTGCCGATGCCGCGCCGCTGCACGATTCCGGCGACATCGATGCCGACCTCGCCGGCTTTCTCGAAGCTCTCGCCGCCGCGACCGCGAGCCCGCAGGGCCGGGCTCTGCTGACCGTGGTGGCCTCGGCCCGGGAAGACCCCGAGCTGCGGGCCGTCGTCGACGAGGTCTTCGAACGGCGTCTCGGTGCGCTCGACCGCCGGCTGCAGGTGGCGATCGAGCGTGGTGAGCTGCCCCCGGTCGAGAGCTCCTTCGTCGCCGAGTTGCTCGCCGGGCCGGTCCAGCTGTTCGTTACCCGAGGGGCCCGTGCGTTCACCCGTGCCGACGCCGTCCGGGTGACCGGCGTCGTGCTCGCCGGCATCCGGGCCACCCACAGCGCGTGA
- a CDS encoding FAD-dependent monooxygenase, whose translation MKILVSGAGAAGLCAGIDLARAGHVVEIVERANHLRVNGSPIDVRGDALETAERMGILDAVLERRITMTERTTFVDRFGAPVASLAMEEINESSDDVELPREDLMLILRQALPEQVDLRFEESIAALAEDGDRVAVTFASGRAAAYDIVVGADGVHSAVRRLVFGPEKEFTEPLGVYVAIGDAPGEVTPGDTRVTEILNLPGLLAGVARYRDKALAIFEFRSGPIDYDHHDQAAQKRILAGAFAGIEDWKVPELLETAQHDPELYFDVLTQIHLPSWHRGRVVLIGDAAHCATPMAGRGTSLALLGAWTLTEELGRHGDDVEAAFSAYEQRQRPHAAAAQEFARGGADLVVPATWEAIEARNARLRAL comes from the coding sequence ATGAAGATCCTGGTCAGTGGTGCGGGAGCGGCTGGGCTGTGTGCGGGCATCGATCTCGCGCGGGCCGGGCACGTGGTGGAGATCGTGGAGCGGGCGAACCACCTGCGGGTCAACGGCTCACCCATCGACGTGCGCGGCGACGCGCTCGAGACGGCCGAGCGGATGGGCATCCTGGACGCGGTGCTCGAGCGGCGGATCACGATGACCGAGCGCACGACGTTCGTCGACCGCTTCGGCGCGCCCGTCGCCTCCCTGGCGATGGAGGAGATCAACGAAAGCTCCGACGACGTCGAGCTTCCCCGCGAAGACCTCATGCTCATCCTGCGCCAAGCGCTGCCCGAGCAAGTCGACCTGCGCTTCGAGGAGTCCATCGCGGCCCTGGCCGAGGACGGGGACCGGGTCGCGGTCACCTTCGCCTCCGGCCGCGCGGCCGCCTACGACATCGTCGTCGGCGCCGACGGGGTGCACTCGGCGGTGCGGCGGCTGGTCTTCGGCCCGGAAAAGGAGTTCACCGAGCCCCTCGGGGTGTACGTCGCGATCGGGGACGCGCCCGGCGAGGTGACGCCCGGCGACACCCGCGTCACGGAGATCCTCAACCTGCCTGGCCTTCTCGCGGGGGTGGCCCGCTACCGCGACAAAGCGCTGGCGATCTTCGAGTTCCGGTCCGGCCCGATCGACTACGACCACCACGACCAGGCCGCCCAGAAGCGCATCCTGGCCGGGGCCTTCGCCGGGATCGAGGACTGGAAGGTCCCCGAGCTGCTCGAGACCGCCCAGCACGATCCCGAGCTCTACTTCGACGTGCTCACGCAGATCCACCTGCCCAGCTGGCACCGCGGACGGGTCGTGCTGATCGGGGACGCTGCGCACTGCGCGACCCCGATGGCCGGGCGCGGCACCTCGCTGGCCCTGCTCGGGGCGTGGACGCTCACCGAGGAGCTCGGTCGCCACGGCGACGACGTCGAGGCGGCGTTCAGTGCCTACGAGCAGCGTCAGCGCCCCCACGCGGCGGCGGCCCAGGAGTTCGCGCGCGGCGGGGCCGACCTGGTGGTCCCCGCGACCTGGGAGGCCATCGAGGCGCGCAACGCCCGGCTGCGCGCGCTGTAG
- a CDS encoding helix-turn-helix domain-containing protein, which produces MPEGRELLAGHLTALKQRSGLSYVELGKKSHISSSTLHRYCLGTTVPPDYKTVVGIATACSANDEELIELLTDWKSATGRAAVPDIVHPAVAEIVHPVPQSRRLLRPRTVSTVAAGLVLVLLFVLLSAGGTEVGTVPARQQIAGPSWQRELPLTPSLFGVTASSSSGVMPSFQVGSLRFWDSRTRWASLQPRPDTYDWHILDRLVDGARTTDLPSTLVLGGTPAWAAPDGPKAPYDDGSRSAPPDDLAVWDRFVRTLATRYRGRINAYEVWVHANDQRYFSGSTETLVEMTRLASRAIKAADPGAVVVCPSIARLWTDGGRAVLRRFAELRGYDYCDVAGINLSQQTAADPPETMLGRLQQIDGAFHDAGVHPRLWNTGVTYEYVRDERLDEQRAIDYATRFYLVAIYGSDFGLERSYFYNWGSGNLPVALQAVGGPPTRAALAVEELQRWLTRTSTRSCGHGLAINLPATVWQCEFTADDGRLLTIRWTHEGTATTSAPPHAEEVRGLDGTSRPLRAGDTLTISGTPILIVQRPAS; this is translated from the coding sequence GTGCCGGAAGGCAGAGAGCTGCTCGCGGGCCATCTCACGGCCCTCAAGCAGCGCAGTGGGCTGAGCTATGTGGAACTGGGGAAGAAGTCCCACATCAGCAGTTCCACCCTGCACCGGTACTGCTTGGGAACAACTGTTCCGCCGGACTACAAGACCGTGGTCGGTATCGCCACGGCGTGTTCGGCGAATGACGAGGAATTGATCGAACTGCTGACGGACTGGAAGTCGGCGACCGGCCGGGCCGCGGTACCGGACATCGTGCACCCGGCTGTCGCGGAAATCGTGCACCCGGTACCGCAATCCCGGCGGCTGCTCCGTCCGCGCACGGTTTCCACGGTGGCGGCCGGGCTCGTCCTGGTGCTCTTGTTCGTCCTGCTGTCCGCCGGCGGCACGGAAGTCGGGACGGTGCCCGCCCGGCAGCAGATCGCAGGCCCGTCCTGGCAGCGCGAGCTGCCCCTGACGCCGTCGCTGTTCGGCGTGACCGCGTCGTCCTCGAGCGGAGTGATGCCCTCGTTCCAGGTCGGGAGCCTGCGGTTCTGGGACAGCCGCACGCGCTGGGCGAGCCTGCAACCACGGCCGGACACCTATGACTGGCACATCCTCGACCGGCTGGTCGACGGTGCGCGGACGACGGACCTGCCCTCGACGCTCGTCCTCGGCGGCACACCGGCGTGGGCCGCGCCCGATGGCCCGAAGGCGCCCTACGACGACGGCTCCCGCAGCGCGCCGCCCGACGACCTGGCTGTGTGGGACCGGTTCGTCCGCACGCTGGCGACCCGCTACCGGGGCCGCATCAATGCCTACGAGGTGTGGGTCCACGCCAATGACCAGCGCTACTTCTCCGGCTCGACCGAGACCCTCGTCGAGATGACCCGGCTGGCCTCGCGCGCCATCAAGGCCGCCGACCCGGGGGCGGTCGTGGTGTGCCCGTCGATCGCCCGGCTGTGGACCGACGGCGGCCGAGCCGTGCTGCGCCGCTTCGCCGAGTTGCGCGGCTACGACTACTGCGACGTCGCGGGCATCAACCTGTCCCAGCAAACGGCGGCCGACCCGCCGGAGACCATGCTCGGCCGCCTGCAGCAGATCGACGGAGCCTTCCACGACGCGGGTGTCCACCCCCGCCTGTGGAACACCGGTGTCACCTACGAATACGTGCGCGACGAACGGCTGGACGAACAACGCGCGATCGACTACGCCACGCGGTTCTACCTCGTGGCGATCTACGGTTCCGACTTCGGCCTCGAACGCTCCTACTTCTACAACTGGGGCAGCGGGAACCTGCCTGTCGCGCTGCAAGCCGTCGGCGGTCCGCCCACCCGGGCCGCGCTCGCGGTGGAGGAACTGCAACGGTGGCTGACCCGCACCAGCACCCGGTCGTGCGGGCACGGCCTCGCCATCAACCTGCCGGCCACCGTGTGGCAGTGCGAGTTCACCGCGGACGACGGACGGCTGCTCACGATCCGCTGGACCCACGAGGGCACCGCGACGACGTCGGCCCCGCCACACGCCGAGGAGGTACGCGGCCTCGACGGCACCAGCCGTCCGCTACGCGCGGGCGACACCCTCACGATCTCCGGAACGCCGATCCTCATCGTCCAGCGGCCCGCAAGCTAG
- a CDS encoding helix-turn-helix domain-containing protein — protein MDAKSTEVRDFLVTRRAKLTPEQAGLRHYGGNRRVPGLRREEVAMLAGVSADYYTRVEKGNLAGVSDRVLAAIAAGRPRTAVAQRRRSPQRVRPVVQQILDSMTTTAAFVRDGRPDILATNALGRARYSPVFDSPTRTSEASLANLARFGFLDPAARDYFPGYDKSCHTSVAILRTEAGDLTLAFEAMDLTADSGAGLPPP, from the coding sequence GTGGACGCCAAGAGCACCGAGGTTCGCGACTTCTTGGTCACCCGGCGGGCCAAGCTCACCCCGGAGCAGGCCGGGCTGCGGCACTACGGCGGCAACCGCCGCGTGCCGGGCCTGCGCCGCGAAGAGGTCGCCATGCTCGCCGGGGTCTCCGCCGATTACTACACCCGCGTCGAAAAGGGCAATCTCGCCGGCGTCTCCGACAGAGTCCTCGCCGCCATCGCCGCCGGCCGTCCGCGCACCGCCGTCGCCCAGCGCCGGCGGTCACCGCAGCGGGTGCGGCCGGTGGTGCAGCAGATCCTCGACAGCATGACGACGACGGCCGCGTTCGTCCGCGACGGCCGCCCGGACATCCTGGCGACCAACGCACTGGGCCGCGCGCGGTATTCGCCGGTGTTCGACAGCCCCACCCGCACCAGTGAAGCGTCACTGGCCAACCTCGCCCGGTTCGGCTTCCTGGACCCGGCGGCGCGCGACTACTTCCCCGGCTACGACAAGTCCTGCCACACGTCGGTCGCCATTCTGCGCACGGAAGCCGGCGACCTGACCCTCGCCTTCGAAGCCATGGACTTGACCGCGGACAGCGGGGCTGGGCTGCCACCGCCCTAG